The Erigeron canadensis isolate Cc75 chromosome 4, C_canadensis_v1, whole genome shotgun sequence genome window below encodes:
- the LOC122595258 gene encoding myb-related protein 308-like: protein MGRSPCCEKAHTNKGAWTKEEDDRLISYIRAHGEGCWRSLPKAAGLLRCGKSCRLRWINYLRPDLKRGNFTEEEDELIIKLHSLLGNKWSLIAGRLPGRTDNEIKNYWNTHIRRKLLNRGIDPATHRSVNDTSSLDMITTNTNTNTTNTTNTISFANATPATNHQLVKKEEIFEETKHIKNTSLDNVHEKCPDLNLELRISPPHYYKHQNNSSSSTSTSSSSPQIQQYQALKTGGRSSSSGNSTTICFACSLGIENSKECSCATNLNGTNSNTTTGYNFLGLKAGVLDYRRLEMK from the exons atgggaAGATCACCTTGTTGTGAAAAAGCACATACAAATAAAGGAGCATGGactaaagaagaagatgatagATTAATTTCTTATATAAGAGCTCATGGTGAAGGATGCTGGCGCTCTTTGCCTAAGGCTGCCGGGCTACTCCGGTGCGGCAAGAGCTGCCGTCTCCGGTGGATTAATTACCTCCGGCCTGACCTTAAACGTGGGAACTtcactgaagaagaagatgaacttattattaaattacataGCCTTCTTGGTAACAA GTGGTCCTTAATTGCTGGAAGATTACCGGGAAGGACTGATAACGAAATAAAGAATTATTGGAATACACATATTAGAAGAAAGCTTTTAAACCGAGGGATAGATCCAGCAACTCACCGATCTGTCAACGATACTTCATCACTAGATATGATTACAACCAACACAAACACCAACACGACCAACACGACCAACACAATCTCTTTTGCAAACGCCACTCCAGCTACCAACCATCAGCTAgtcaaaaaagaagaaattttCGAAGaaacaaaacatatcaaaaataCGTCTCTAGATAATGTTCATGAAAAATGTCCGGATTTAAATTTGGAGCTAAGAATAAGCCCTCCTCATTAttataaacaccaaaacaatagcTCATCATCTACTTCTACATCATCATCGTCACCACAAATTCAACAATATCAGGCATTAAAGACAGGTGGAAGAAGTAGTTCAAGTGGTAATTCTACTACCATATGCTTTGCATGCAGTTTAGGTATAGAGAATAGCAAGGAGTGTAGTTGTGCTACCAATCTTAATGGAACAAATAGTAACACTACAACTGGTTATAATTTCTTAGGTTTGAAAGCTGGTGTTTTGGACTATAGACGATTAGAGATGAAATGA
- the LOC122596887 gene encoding uncharacterized protein LOC122596887, with the protein MASSQDEDGSSHGKNKSVSFEELSHDYISEQIGKALENFSPFIVKKLNETLEGAMSDTITTKIREKVVSAVQEEFDKRFPKEKVPEAQDVEERPKPKNEKPYDLKSFTIANPLKYNGDPDPIVSTRWVNEVEGAFRITKTPSEDKTSYGSSLLCNRAKLWWDGKIFKKGEDAMVGMEWADFKVAFFKEFRSEADVTRLRSEFMNDSQDDRLLKEHFYRKLPKNIREKITLLQIESFTQLVDVARWHEVEQSMPDDETFKRKAEQSNSPNKKFRPSGSSGGGSNKKNIPTCNNCGKHHSGVCLLPSKKACFNCGQPGHISRDCKFSPRKPTVCFKCFNEGHMKSACPLLMEEERQAEARKANERKLAKQVGNPRGRSFQISIAQAKESTDVVSGTFLVHDTPAKILFDSGANRFFVAT; encoded by the exons ATGGCTTCATCCCAAGATGAAGACGGATCGAGTCACGGCAAGAACAAAAGTGTGTCATTTGAGGAACTAAGTCATGATTACATTAGTGAGCAAATCGGGAAGGCTTTGGAGAATTTCTCTCCATTTATCGTTAAAAAGTTAAATGAGACACTGGAAGGAGCGATGAGTGATACTATCACCACTAAGATAAGGGAAAAAGTTGTCTCCGCGGTACAGGAGGAATTTGATAAACGGTTTCCAAAGGAAAAAGTACCGGAAGCACAAGATGTCGAAGAACGGCCGAAGCCGAAGAATGAGAAACCTTATGACCTTAAGAGCTTCACCATTGCTAACCCTCTCAAATACAATGGGGATCCTGACCCGATTGTGAGCACAAGGTGGGTAAACGAGGTTGAGGGCGCCTTTCGCATCACAAAGACTCCATCGGAAGACAAGACCTCGTATGGGTCAAGCTTGTTATGTAATAGGGCTAAGTTGTGGTGGGATGGTAAAATTTTCAAGAAGGGTGAGGACGCAATGGTGGGCATGGAATGGGCTGATTTCAAAGTAGCCTTCTTTAAAGAATTTCGATCAGAAGCCGATGTGACTAGGCTTAGGAGCGAGTTTATGAATGACTCGCAAG ATGATCGGCTATTAAAGGAGCATTTTTATCGCAAACTTCCCAAAAACATTCGAGAGAAGATTACGTTACTTCAAATCGAATCGTTTACACAATTAGTTGATGTGGCTAGGTGGCATGAGGTTGAGCAAAGCATGCCAGATGATGAGACCTTCAAGAGAAAGGCGGAACAAAGTAACTCTCCAAACAAGAAGTTCCGGCCTAGTGGTAGTTCAGGGGGTGGTTCAAATAAGAAAAACATTCCCACTTGCAATAATTGTGGGAAACATCATTCCGGAGTTTGTTTATTACCATCTAAGAAAGCATGTTTCAATTGTGGCCAACCAGGTCACATTAGTCGAGATTGTAAGTTCTCTCCAAGAAAGCCTACCGTGTGTTTCAAATGCTTCAACGAAGGACACATGAAGAGTGCTTGCCCATTGTTGATGGAGGAGGAAAGGCAAGCCGAAGCAAGAAAGGCTAATGAAAGAAAGTTGGCGAAACAAGTAGGGAACCCGAGGGGAAGATCGTTCCAAATCTCGATTGCTCAAGCTAAAGAATCCACCGATGTCGTGTCAGGTACCTTTCTAGTTCATGACACACCCGCTAAGATTTTATTTGATTCCGGAGCAAATCGTTTCTTTGTTGCTACTTGA